Below is a window of Corynebacterium kalinowskii DNA.
TTTTCCTTGTCTACAATTACCCCCTTTCCCGGGATTGCCACCCTTCTCCCCCTTTCCTTCAAATCTGTGACTTGCCGGCACCACACACCACAAGGTGGCTACAAAAGCCCCAAAAATTACCCCCAACAACCACAAGACAGGATTAACAAAACCAACTTTTCGCCAAATCTTCACAAGGTTGCAAAGCATGAAGTTTGCTACAGTTCACACCCGCATGCAGGATTGATGTGCGTCACACTTGCTTTGTGTGTAGCATCACACATGTTCTTCACAAAGGTGACAGACATCGCTATATGCACGTGAGGTGAGTATGAAATCCACAACTCCAACTTCTGAAGAGTTCCTTGAGGTCAGCGAATCTGCCCAGTTCCTCGAACTGCGCAGCACGTTCCGGAAGTTTGCCTTCCCTTTGACCTTCGCATTCCTTGCATGGTTCATCTTCTACATCGTCACGGCAACCTTTGCCACCGACTTTGTCTCTCAGCGTCTGTACGGCGCCATCAACGTCGGTATGGTCCTCGGCCTGGCGCAGTTCGCCACGGCCGGCCTCGTTACGTGGATCTACGTCCGATTCGCTGATACCAAGCTCGATCCGGCAACTGCTGCCCTTCGTGACTCCATGACCAATACCACCCCAGAAAGCCCGGTGGCCTAATGAATTACATTCTCGCAGCCGAAGAGCAGGTCTCCACCGGCAATCCAATCCTGAACATCTCGATTTTCGTGCTGTTCATCGTGGCAACGATGACCATCGTTGTCCGAGCAACCCGTCAGACCTCCCAGAAGGGTTCCGATTTCTACACCGGCGGCGCTTCCTTCACCGGCTGGCAGAACGGTCTCGCCATCTCCGGCGACTACCTTTCCGCAGCTGCCTTCCTGGGTGTCACCGGCGCTATCGCACTGAGCGGCTACGACGGCTTCCTGTACTCCGTCGCCTTCCTTATCGCACTGCTGGTGGCCATGGTTCTCGTGGCCGAGCCGCTGCGTAACACCGGTAAGTTCACTATGGCTGACGTGCTGTCTTTCCGCCTCAACCAGAAGCCAGTCCGCATGGCGGCGGCAATCTCCACCCTGTCGATCTCCCTGTTCTACCTCATCGCCCAAATGGCCGGTGCAGGTGGACTCGTCGCCCTGCTGCTGGGTATCAACGGTAAGGCCGCGCAGGCTATCGTCGTTGCCATCGTGGGCGTGCTGATGATTGTGTACGTTCTGGTCGGCGGCATGAAGGGCACCACCTACGTCCAGATGATTAAGGCTGTGCTCCTCGTCGGCGGTTCCATCATCATCACGATCCTGACCTTCGTCGCGGTCAAGGGTGGCTTCAACGCTGTGCTGGAAGCAGCCGTGGCTAACCACCCGAAGGGCGACGCAATTCTCGACCCAGGCCTGAAGTATGGCAAGAACACCCTGACCAAGCTCGACTTCATCTCCCTTGGTCTCGCCCTGGTCTTTGGTACTTCTGGTCTGCCGCACGTCCTGATGCGTTTCTACACCGTGCCTACCGCTAAGGAAGCACGCCGCTCCATCGTCTGGACCACCGCTATCGTCGCCGTGTTCTTCCTCATGACCGTCATCATGGGCTACGGCGCAGCTGCCCTCGTCGGCGCTGACCAGATTGCCAACGCTCCAGGTGGCGCAAACTCCGCAGTCCTCCTGCTGTCCTCCAAGGTCGGCGGCACCATCTTCATGGCTTGTATCTCCGCAGTCGCGTTCGCTACGATCCTCGCTGTGGTCGCAGGCCTGGCCATCACCGCTTCCGCTTCGGTGGCGCACGACATCTACAACTCCGTGCTGCGCGACGGTAAGGCCTCCGAAGAGGAGCAGGTCCGGGTTTCCCGCATCACCGTTGTGGTCATCGGTATCCTCGCCATCGTCATGGGCATCGGTGCCATGGGCCAGAACATCGCCTTCCTGGTGGCGCTCGCCTTCGGTATCGCGGCAGCCGCAAACCTTCCGACGATCCTGTACTCCCTGTACTGGAAGAAGTTCAACACCACCGGCGCTCTGTTCTCCATCTACGGTGGCTTGTTGACCTCGATCATCCTGATCATCTTCTCACCGGCAGTGTCCGGCGCGAAGACCGCCATGCTCCCGAATATGGACTTCGCATGGTTCCCGCTGACCAACCCATCGATCATCGCGATCCCGGTCGGATTCCTCATGGGCATCATCGGCACGTACCTCGGCAAGCCGGATAACTTCCCGCTCAAGCGCGCTGAGATGGAAGTCCGTTCC
It encodes the following:
- a CDS encoding DUF485 domain-containing protein; translated protein: MKSTTPTSEEFLEVSESAQFLELRSTFRKFAFPLTFAFLAWFIFYIVTATFATDFVSQRLYGAINVGMVLGLAQFATAGLVTWIYVRFADTKLDPATAALRDSMTNTTPESPVA
- a CDS encoding solute symporter family protein, translated to MNYILAAEEQVSTGNPILNISIFVLFIVATMTIVVRATRQTSQKGSDFYTGGASFTGWQNGLAISGDYLSAAAFLGVTGAIALSGYDGFLYSVAFLIALLVAMVLVAEPLRNTGKFTMADVLSFRLNQKPVRMAAAISTLSISLFYLIAQMAGAGGLVALLLGINGKAAQAIVVAIVGVLMIVYVLVGGMKGTTYVQMIKAVLLVGGSIIITILTFVAVKGGFNAVLEAAVANHPKGDAILDPGLKYGKNTLTKLDFISLGLALVFGTSGLPHVLMRFYTVPTAKEARRSIVWTTAIVAVFFLMTVIMGYGAAALVGADQIANAPGGANSAVLLLSSKVGGTIFMACISAVAFATILAVVAGLAITASASVAHDIYNSVLRDGKASEEEQVRVSRITVVVIGILAIVMGIGAMGQNIAFLVALAFGIAAAANLPTILYSLYWKKFNTTGALFSIYGGLLTSIILIIFSPAVSGAKTAMLPNMDFAWFPLTNPSIIAIPVGFLMGIIGTYLGKPDNFPLKRAEMEVRSLTGVGVEKAVQH